A single genomic interval of Cydia strobilella chromosome 3, ilCydStro3.1, whole genome shotgun sequence harbors:
- the LOC134755941 gene encoding keratinocyte-associated protein 2 — MALNSATSFVISSILTLLIFSGMQMYKPWLVRSPMTIIFGGYLGSVMFMFFVTAIGNLEATLFGKNFQLKLPEIVLSMALSLIAAGMVHRICFTTCFIFSIIVIYYMNKLSQKTYSTTAPVAAPTKARRHK; from the exons ATGG cTTTGAACAGCGCGACGTCTTTCGTCATATCATCGATATTAACTCTCCTAATATTTTCGGGAATGCAAATGTACAAACCGTGGCTGGTTAGGTCACCCATGACCATTATATTCGGAGGCTACCTTGGATCCGTCATGTTCATGTTCTTCGTTACT GCCATAGGTAATCTAGAGGCAACTTTGTTTGGGAAGAACTTCCAGTTGAAGCTGCCAGAGATTGTGCTGTCTATGGCACTGTCACTTATTGCTGCGGGAATGGTGCATAGAATTTGCTTCACAACATG TTTCATTTTTTCAATAATTGTCATTTACTACATGAACAAGTTGTCACAAAAAACTTATTCAACTACTGCACCAGTCGCTGCACCAACCAAGGCTCGTCGTCACAAGTGA
- the LOC134755940 gene encoding hydroxymethylglutaryl-CoA lyase, mitochondrial, with the protein MFSSIKLSAGKLARPLTYCSKYSTKSSEIRIYEVGVRDGLQNEAKFVPTEIKVELISKLAAAGIKDIESASFVSPKWMKQMSDGAEVMKTIKREPGVNYPVLIPNLKGYELAKTCNIEEIAIFPAGSESFSQKNLNCSMEEGLARFRVVAEQAVKDGIRLRGYVSCVVGCPYEGPTSPKSIAKLSEDLLAMGCYEVSLGDTIGVGTPGSVRRLLKEVLTVAPPEKVAVHFHDTYGQGLANLVAALEFGCTTVDSSISGLGGCPYARGASGNLATEDLVYHLYGLGVNTHIDLVKLVEAGRYISNFLGKPTDSKVNRALGDRFTDHQDIVKIAACEL; encoded by the exons ATGTTTTCCAGTATTAAATTATCTGCAGGTAAACTGGCTCGACCTTTAACATATTGCAGTAAATAC AGTACTAAATCCTCTGAAATCAGAATTTATGAGGTGGGTGTCAGAGATGGTCTACAAAATGAAGCCAAGTTTGTTCCTACAGAAATTAAGGTTGAGTTGATCAGCAAATTAGCGGCAGCTGGAATTAAAGACATTGAATCTGCAAG TTTTGTTAGTCCCAAATGGATGAAGCAAATGAGTGATGGAGCGGAAGTTATGAAGACCATTAAAAGGGAACCCGGAGTTAACTATCCTGTACTAATACCTAACCTTAAGGGCTATGAATTGGCT AAAACATGCAATATCGAGGAAATAGCCATATTCCCCGCTGGTTCGGAATCATTTTCTCAAAAGAACCTGAACTGCTCAATGGAGGAGGGTCTGGCGAGGTTTCGAGTGGTCGCCGAGCAGGCGGTGAAGGACGGAATCAGGCTCCGCGGCTATGTGTCCTGTGTAGTCGGGTGCCCATACGAAGGACCTACGTCTCCTAAATCTATTGCTAAG CTGTCAGAAGACCTGCTGGCCATGGGTTGTTACGAGGTCTCCTTGGGAGACACCATCGGCGTGGGAACGCCTGGCTCCGTCCGCCGGCTCTTGAAGGAGGTGCTGACCGTGGCGCCGCCAGAAAAGGTCGCCGTGCACTTTCATGATACCTACGGACAGGGGCTCGCGAATCTTGTGGCTGCTTTGGAG TTCGGGTGCACGACTGTGGACTCCTCGATCTCGGGCCTGGGCGGTTGCCCTTATGCACGGGGCGCCAGCGGCAACCTCGCTACCGAGGACCTGGTCTACCACCTTTATGGTCTCGGCGTCAACACGCATATAGACCTCGTGAAGCTGGTCGAGGCGGGCCGATACATATCCAACTTCCTAGGAAAACCCACCGACTCCAAAGTGAACAGAGCTCTAGGTGACAGATTCACAGATCACCAAGATATTGTCAAAATTGCAGCTTGTGAACTTTAG
- the LOC134755939 gene encoding sialic acid synthase codes for MSNSVEVTISPDVKIGGANPCFIIAEVGQNHQGDIEIAKKLIKAAKEAGATCVKFQKTCLKEKFTKKYLERPYDNANSWGKTYGDHKKHLEFSETQYRELFKYAQEVGILYTASAMDMVSFDFLVNMKVPFIKIGSGDSNNLLFLKYAASKKIPLIISTGMVDKAAVKTIYDIISAQHKQFCLLHCISAYPVPYEDCNLTVLQDYTNTFDIPVGYSGQELGTAVALGAVALGAKVLEKHITLDKSMKGTDHVCSLTPTEFSQLVRDVRVIEASLGTPIKKVVTSEIPCIDKLQKSLVMGSTKNKGEILYPGDVKIKVAEPKGLNALHFEDVIYKTLVCDKKEDEPLNKGDFC; via the exons ATGTCGAATTCGGTCGAAGTTACGATAAGCCCGGACGTCAAAATTGGCGGCGCTAACCCGTGTTTCATTATAGCAGAAGTCGGACAAAACCACCAAGGTGACATTGAAATAGCGAAAAAGTTGATAAAAGCCGCAAAG GAAGCAGGGGCGACTTGtgttaaattccaaaaaacatGCCTTAAAGAAAAATTCACAAAGAAATATTTGGAGCGGCCGTACGATAACGCCAACTCCTGGGGCAAAACCTATGGCGACCACAAGAAGCACTTGGAATTCTCGGAAACCCAGTACAGGGAGCTGTTCAAGTATGCGCAGGAGGTCGGCATTCTGTACACTGCTTCCGCCATGGACATG GTGTCCTTCGATTTCCTAGTCAACATGAAGGTGCCCTTCATCAAAATCGGGTCCGGCGATTCAAACAACTTGCTGTTCCTCAAATACGCAGCCTCTAAAAAGATCCCTCTAATCATCTCAACCGGGATGGTAGACAAGGCTGCAGTGAAGACTATCTATGACATCATATCCGCGCAACACAAACAGTTCTGCCTGCTTCACTGTATCTCAGCTTACCCCGTACCTTATGAGGACTGCAATCTGACCGTGCTGCAGGATTACACGAACACATTCGACATTCCCGTCGGATACTCCGGCCAGGAGTTAGGCACGGCTGTAGCTTTAGGAGCTGTTGCGCTGGGAGCTAAG GTGCTGGAGAAGCACATAACATTAGACAAGAGCATGAAGGGCACGGACCACGTGTGCTCGCTAACTCCTACAGAATTCTCCCAGCTGGTGCGCGACGTGCGTGTCATCGAGGCCTCGCTGGGCACGCCCATCAAGAAGGTCGTCACCTCAG aaaTTCCATGTATCGACAAGCTTCAGAAGTCACTAGTGATGGGCAGTACGAAGAACAAGGGTGAAATCCTGTACCCCGGTGACGTTAAAATCAAGGTCGCGGAGCCGAAAGGACTCAACGCGCTGCACTTCGAAGATGTCATTTACAAGACGCTAGTGTGCGACAAGAAGGAGGACGAGCCACTCAACAAGGGAGACTTCTGCTAA